The segment ACCCCGGACGATCCAGAGCTACTGCTCGCGCGCGCGGACCTGCTGGCGGCCGTCGGCCGCCTCCCCGAGGCCCTCGACGCGCTCGAGCGCGTCCACGCCGTGGCGCCGGACGACCCGCGCGCGAAGATCCTCCACGTCCGGACGCTGTTCCGGGTGGACCGGGCGCCGGATGCGGTCCCGATTGCGAAGGGGATCGTCGCGGCGACCGAGGCGCCGGACGCGTCCGCGCTGGACGAGATCGCGCGCGCGCTCGAGGCCGACGCGCCGGATCTCGCGGTCGCGGCCCGCGAACGCCTGCGCGAGGTCGACCCGCGCAACCTGCAGAACCTGATCGAGCTGCGGGACCTCGGCCTTCGGCTCAATCGCAGCGAGGTCGCGCTGGCCGCCTGCCAGGCGATCCTGGCCGCGCAGCCCGACCACCTCGACGCGATGCGGAGCGTCGCGGAGATCGAGCTCGCCCGCGGCGACGCGGAGAAGGCGATCGAGGCGTACCGGGCGCTCGCGAAGGCGCACCCGCACTCGGTCCCCGACCTGCGTCGGGCGCTCGAGGCCGCCCGCTCCGCCGGGCGCGACGACATCGTCCGCGAGTTCGCCGCCGCGATCCTGGCCGAGGAGCCGACCGAGGCCGAGGCCCAGGTCGAGCTCGCCCGGACGCTGGCGGCGGCCGGCGACAGCGCCGGCGCCCTCAAGGCCTACGACGCGCTGCTCGCCGCCCACCCGGGCGAGCTCGCCTACCTGCTCGAGAAGAAGGAGATCGTCGCCCGATTGAGCGAGCCGGCCGCGCTCGCGCCGGTCCTGGACGAGCTGTTCCGGCTGGACCCGACGCGCACGGACGTCGCGGTCGAGCGGGGGAACCTCTACCTCGCCCTCGCGTACGACCAGGCGGAGGGCTCGGCCGAGCGCGACCGGGCCGCCCGCACGGCCCTCGTCTCCTACGAGCGCGCGTCGACCGACACCGAGGCCGCGGGCGTCAGCGAGCTCGGGCTGGCCCGGGCGTCCCGCCTCGTCGGGGATCATGATCGCGCGGTCCGGGAGTACCGGGCGTTCCTCGACCGGCCCGGTCACGAGGCGCGCCACGACGTGCTCAAGGAGCTCGGCCACGCGCTGCGCGAGACCGGCCGCAACTCCGAGGCGAGCGAGGCGTACATGCGCGCGATCCGCGGTGGGCTCGAGGACGAGGACCTGTTCTGGGGGGCCGTGGAGGTCCTCAGCCAGCAGAACCAGGAGGCCCGCGCGCTCCAGCTGATCGAGGTCCTCTTGAGCCGGGCGCCGCAGAACCCGATCTTCCTGCGGAAGAAGGGACAGATCCTGTTGCAGAGCGGCCGCCGCCCCGAGGCGCTCGGCCTGCTTCAGGCGGCGGTCCAGGCGACCCCGAGCGATCCGCACGCCTACTTCGAGGTGGGCGAGGCGCTCCGCGCGCAGGGCGCCTACGCCGACGCGATCGATTACTTCCGCCGCGGGCTCGCGATCGATCCGAAGAACCGCCACGGGCGCCTCGCCTTGGCCGAGACCCTCCTGCTCGCCGGCCTCTACCCCGAGGTCGTCAGCCTCTCGGACGCCCTCCTGAAGGAGGACCCGAACGAGATCGCGGCGTGGAAGGCCCGCGGCGACGCCTGGCGCGCGCTGGGCCGGCCCTCCGAGCTCCTCTACTCGCTGACCGCGATCCTGCTGCTCGACCCCGAGAACGGTCCGGCGCTCCTCGAGAAGTACCGCCTGCACCGCGACGCCGGCGAGACCAAGGAGGCGTACGAGGCCCTCAGCAAACTGCTGTCGGTCGACGGGCCGGAGGCGAAGGACGCCGCGCTCCAGCTCGAGCTCGGCGACCTTGCCGCGAGCCTCGGCCTCGCCGACGAGGCGAACCGCTCGTACGAGCGCGCGGCGGAGATCGACCCGGTCTTCCGGGTCGAGATCGCGATCCGTCGGGCCCGGCTGCGCCTCAACTCGGGCCGCCCCGACCTCGCCCTCGAGGTCCTCGACGAGGGCCTGAAGACGTCGCCCGCCGGCGCCCCGGCGAACCTCGCCGCGCTGCTGTTGCGCGCGGAGGTGCTCAGCGCGCTCGAGCGGCCCGCCGAGGCGCGCGCGGTCTACGAGGAGGTCCGCCAGCGCGAGCCCCGCTCCCCGGTCGCGATCGCCGGCAGCGCCCGGGCGCTGCTCGACGAGGGGCGCCACGGCGACGCGCTCGAGTTCCTGCGCCAGTCGATCCCCCAGATCCCTCCGCAGGAGTCGCTCTATCTACTGCTCGCCGAGGCGGAGAGCGGGCTCGGCCACCTCGACAGCGCGGCGGACGCGCTCCGCAAGGGCGTCGAGCTGCTCCCGAAGAGCGTCGCGCTGTGGGTGCGGCTCGGGGAGACCGGCATCGCGCGCCAGGCCTGGACCGACAGCGCGAACGCGTTCGCCCACGCGCTCTCGCTCGCCCCCGCGGACGTCGACGTGCTCCTGCGGGCGGGCTTCGTCGCCGAGCGTCTCGGCCACCCGAACGAGGCGCTCTCCTTCTACGAGCGCGCGAGCGAGGCCGACCCGAAGAGCAAGCAGGCGTGGACGAGCCGCGGGCTCGCCCTCCTCCAGACCGCGCGGCCGCAGGAGGCGCAGTCGAGCTTCGATCGGGCCCTCGCGCTCGACACCGACTTCGCGCCGGCGAAGGACGGCAAGCGGCTCGCGATCCAGAAGACCCGCGACGCCGA is part of the Thermoplasmata archaeon genome and harbors:
- a CDS encoding tetratricopeptide repeat protein; its protein translation is MASASPPGGSPVAPDPLDDVRRGYKAAIEAEAGTDRAQYTSALKAFLATVETHAKELADAGGEVGPWLDDAAMAFYRASQPELARRAVDLGLQFTPGASSLLHHKALILLAQNEDLPEVVALTGRAIEANPHDKGLWATRADALKLLGQTPEAAEAYLRAQQLDATSTQYVDKSLKLVPNNTRALRMKLELARANGGELPALEACEELLRTTPDDPELLLARADLLAAVGRLPEALDALERVHAVAPDDPRAKILHVRTLFRVDRAPDAVPIAKGIVAATEAPDASALDEIARALEADAPDLAVAARERLREVDPRNLQNLIELRDLGLRLNRSEVALAACQAILAAQPDHLDAMRSVAEIELARGDAEKAIEAYRALAKAHPHSVPDLRRALEAARSAGRDDIVREFAAAILAEEPTEAEAQVELARTLAAAGDSAGALKAYDALLAAHPGELAYLLEKKEIVARLSEPAALAPVLDELFRLDPTRTDVAVERGNLYLALAYDQAEGSAERDRAARTALVSYERASTDTEAAGVSELGLARASRLVGDHDRAVREYRAFLDRPGHEARHDVLKELGHALRETGRNSEASEAYMRAIRGGLEDEDLFWGAVEVLSQQNQEARALQLIEVLLSRAPQNPIFLRKKGQILLQSGRRPEALGLLQAAVQATPSDPHAYFEVGEALRAQGAYADAIDYFRRGLAIDPKNRHGRLALAETLLLAGLYPEVVSLSDALLKEDPNEIAAWKARGDAWRALGRPSELLYSLTAILLLDPENGPALLEKYRLHRDAGETKEAYEALSKLLSVDGPEAKDAALQLELGDLAASLGLADEANRSYERAAEIDPVFRVEIAIRRARLRLNSGRPDLALEVLDEGLKTSPAGAPANLAALLLRAEVLSALERPAEARAVYEEVRQREPRSPVAIAGSARALLDEGRHGDALEFLRQSIPQIPPQESLYLLLAEAESGLGHLDSAADALRKGVELLPKSVALWVRLGETGIARQAWTDSANAFAHALSLAPADVDVLLRAGFVAERLGHPNEALSFYERASEADPKSKQAWTSRGLALLQTARPQEAQSSFDRALALDTDFAPAKDGKRLAIQKTRDAEIQRYGRDALLLEAKLNRTVAKNDLFVTLHVPYEFLEPVLAAIGRSPDLKLDRLEETEIRDLESASYHLVTQALERRPAGIERRGFTLADVAVLAPPGYSLEQTQRLFGYLKAVLEADLPPENLRLTPDVEELARRALLLPPEQRTLFQLVRNLRVGLYKARLIKVVEEAGAAVHAPLPSLDLGAYSPEFRTEAPPADAAGPAPAGEEYFAPETRPAPASAPAPAPSAPAPRSAARAPAPAPQHQAVLYAPSIGLAGPVPPTTSRPRCVGCGGIASAVHVCGAPLCQHCIGQFPKCPKCGQPISTDNTRGTAGTAVHAGSRGAARARPPTPAARREGAPPRPPGERRAAAPTTRAPSPPPARAATAPAPRPATGPVSAGPPAPGAPPPAANPSATKMAEPPVPPSSPAVRPRRDKPDDEPRL